Sequence from the Rutidosis leptorrhynchoides isolate AG116_Rl617_1_P2 chromosome 3, CSIRO_AGI_Rlap_v1, whole genome shotgun sequence genome:
ATGGGGTTGACTAAAAAAACTTGGGCTTGACAAAAAAAAAGAACTTGTGCTTCCTCGATCTGGTTAATTAATCAATCTGGTTTGGGCTAGGGCTTTGAGATGAGTAACCTGTTTAAATACTGAATTTGTTTTTAAGCTGAATTTGGCCTACACATATCTTCTTCTTTGTTGACTTGCACCAAATTTGATAGTTAAATCCATGTAAGAATGTTGACCATATTTGACTTTAACCGACTTTGACCAACAAATCCAATTTTGACCCATTACCCGACGTTGACCGGTCAATTAAACGGATTTTAGAAAATCGTATCGGTCTGCTATTAAAAGGGAGTAATCGTGATTAATCAGGAATAACAGGGATTTTTCATAACAGTGAGTAATATATACTTTCAAAATGCTAACATGTAAAAGTAACTAATAAGTATTAACACACATAACCTATAGActagaaagattttttttttatttttttattcttttattttttttgaaaggcaaactagAAAGATTTACAGTAAGAAACGGGTGAACAGATGTAGCAGTATACCTTCATACATGATGCCAAAGATTGTAGATAATGTTCATTCCCAGGACACTGAAAAAATAAATTTAGATAATGTTCATACATGATGCCAAAGATTGTAGATAATGTTCATTCACAATTGAATATTCAACTTTGAAAGGTTAAAAGTAATACCTCTTCTACAGCCTTTTGATAACATTCCAATGCTAGATCAAATTGGATCTTAGCCTCATCTTGGTCAAAAATTAAAAACGCACTGGCAGTATGCGCATTACCTAAACACCATAACGCCTCATGCTTTGCAGGATTGATAGTTAATGCCTCGTCCAGTTTTGACACCGCATCTAAAATTTGTTATTCATTACGTACCAAACATGAGTTATAAGAAGATTACTTTTAATATTACACAAAGAAGATAAAACAAAATATACGCCTAACATAGTGGAATGATTTTCACGTGATATATTAGGAATTGCAAGACTACCCTTAAGCATCTTCTTGGAATCGTTGATATCTCCGAATTGAGATAATTCCAGCAAAATTCCACCCCATGTTGTTAAATTCTGTAATGTAATGACATAATACTTTCATTCTCATAACAAACAGATAACAATAATGCAATAATCATCACTTGTCCTTCATCTAAAATGTACTTTATTGACTTGTAAATGCAACGGCCTATACATCTTTGCCTTATTTAGTTCTATAACACGGCCTATACATCTTTGCCTTATTTAGTTCTATAAAATCCTTTATACCAGACATGTAAGCCACTTCAAAAGTGTGGTTTAGGAAAAGCTCGCAGATGTTTTTTCTGCAAGgtgtttgtttttctgaagacataacaTAGAATTAAGGCCTTATTTTGTCTGCGAGTTTGCAGACTTATAAATATGCTTCTAAGTATTGCAgacaaggttgtaaaactcgcgactcggggagtactcggccggaggtttttgaggagtaatcggcgactcggggagaactcggaggagtactcggatgttgacttttgttgacttttctaatataactaattattttcaatatatatgtataatatatcagGTATGTTCATGTTGTTTTGATTTTGTTAAACTTTAGGGACTTTTATGGTCATTTGCCAAAAGTAAAAGAAATTAATCTAAAGTGAATCTCTTATAGCTGTAAGTGTACAGggctggtattatatatatatatatatatatatatatatatatatatatatataatggtatataatatataatatgccTAGAAAATAGATGGAGTACAGATTTAAGCAACGttaacttttttttttctctctctctctatctcttatCTTCTTCTCCACAAAAAACTTTAATAAAATTCAAAAAGTCACAGCAGATTTAAGCAACTTACGGCCTACTTTGTGACCGGTTTCAACTTGTTTCCTTCCTCTCTCATCTTCTTTTCTTTCTCCTGTCATTTCCGGCGAGATCTGAATAATTGACCGCCGTTGACCGCCTGTTCACCGCCGTTGACCGGCGGTTGACCGATTTATAGGCCGAGTTAGCCATCGAGTTCTCGGTGACCTACTGAAAACGATAACTCGGCGAGTTCTCGCCGATTTAATCCGAGTTTTGCAACCATGATTGCAGACGTGATTAAGTTAtttattttgcagacataaaacAAACACGGGCTTTTAGACCGCATCTTCTCTACAAACATAGTCTGCACCAtcggacaaaaacatcttaaaaaaacaAATAGCACTTAACAAAAAACATACTTTGTTCCTTTCGTAATCATTATAAGAAAAACTACACAATCTTTATCTTAATCAGCATGAGGCTGAATACTAAAGATCAATTGAAATTAATAATTACACATAGTAATCAATTAATAACCAATCATACTTGCACATGTAcacataactgaaaatacttttaaaCATCATGAGATTGATTACTAAAGTGTCAATTAAACCTAGAAAACGATTCATAAGCACTATATAGATTCATAAGcactatatagatataaatatagagATAGAGGGAGAAGAGATAGGCGTACATCTGCGTCAGTAGGGTTCTTAAGGTATTTAGCTTCGGCATTATTAAGAGCATCTTTGAAGATCATCAGTCTCTCTAAATCATTCTGAccgtccattattattattattattattattattgtgaattgTTATTGGTGTTGTTATTCGATCTAAAATTGATTGATGAAATTCGCTGTCAAAACCCTCAGCTAGGGTTTATGAACTCAAGTTGTCTTGCGAGTTAATTTTAGCTGACGTCATCTCTATTACGGAGGTATGTTTTCTGATGTAAATTACATTTTCCGTCCTTTCTTTTTGTGTATATTCCGATTTAAGTCCTTTGCCGTTTTTTACAACGTTCATACTTTGTGATTTCCTTTTTTCTCAATTTTATCCATTTATTTAACGTGTAAAATGAAACGATGATTATACAATCTTTTATTTTGGTTGGATATTGAATATCAACGAAGTTTTCATATGTTTTGCGAATTGAATTGGGCAGGGAGTAAAAATATGAGTTTAAGGttacaccaaaaaaaaaaaaaaaaaatgaattaaaatgaaaTGTTACATGTTGACGTTGCAATGTTCATAGATGTTCACCTGAGAAGGAAGCGGCTAATCTATTAATCTGACGATCCCAAATAAAACAGTCGAGGTCAACAACTAATCTGAATAGGAGATTATATCGCTTCTTCATGCCAGTTCGCAACATCAACTTGGAACAAGGTTCTTGGATGGTGGAACATAAATGGTGGCTCTTTTTCGACGATCGATCACTTGTTTGATCTCTCACCTATGGGGGCTAATTCAGGATGCAAAACCATATGGAAAGGAGTATCATGGATCACAACGTATTATATATGGAAGAATAGGAATGCGAAGGTATTTGGGAAAAAGATTTTAAATTGTGACGCGGCCTTGCAAGAAAGTCAAATACGAGGATACGAGTGGATGAAAGCTAGATCTAAAAAGATATTCTTTGAATGGGTTCAATGGGCATTTTCGATGCTTAATCCTGAACCTCCTTGAAGAACACTTCTATAGTATTAAATTGAAGCATCTTGTGTAAATTTTCATTTCTATATATACGTGTATTAGGATGTTGTTTTGCCTATAATGGCAATCTTAGTTTTGATTTGGGCACTAGGCCCATGTGGACTCAGTAAACTTGTACATACCTATAGTTTGTGTTTAATAAAATTTTGcccttttcgaaaaaaaaaaaaaaacagctaaTCTGAATAGGTGATTATGTCACTCAGACGTATCATCGGACCATACATCTACCCAAAACCGTTTATTTCAACCGCTTCGTATTTGGTATTAAGAGAAAATCTATCTAACACATGCAAGTTCTGTTGATTGATCATCTTGTTTGAATAAAGTTTATAAAGCTATCACAATATTATGTATAAGTTGCTAGAAAATTTTCAGCACTTAATAATCGTGAAATTGAATTGTTCAAACTGTCAAAATATTAGTACTACATAAAGAAATATAGACATAATGTATCATTATGACCTTGTAATGCTAGAAATGCCTTTTGCTGCAGAATGTGTTGAGTCACCACAACTGATTAATCAATTAACCACCGTTGGCAGACAGAGGTAAAGACAGGAGATGCATGTAGATGTTTTGTCACCCTCAACTCTTCAAATATGTCATTTATAGTGTATAA
This genomic interval carries:
- the LOC139901277 gene encoding mitochondrial import receptor subunit TOM20-like, which translates into the protein MDGQNDLERLMIFKDALNNAEAKYLKNPTDADNLTTWGGILLELSQFGDINDSKKMLKDAVSKLDEALTINPAKHEALWCLGNAHTASAFLIFDQDEAKIQFDLALECYQKAVEECPGNEHYLQSLASCMKAPKLYKEIHENGGISQAQTLGGGSAASSRAKGSAKNKTSDLTYDIFGWMILTVGLVAWLGMAKSRVSSSPPS